In Lathyrus oleraceus cultivar Zhongwan6 chromosome 2, CAAS_Psat_ZW6_1.0, whole genome shotgun sequence, the DNA window TCTGAGTCGTTCCATAAATGTATCAAAGACAGGTTCATCAATGAGTTGGTGGGGTGGGGTTGGTGTAGAGGGCATGTCTTCTGGAATGGCATGGGCTTCTGGAATGTTTAGGGTGAATGAAGTAGGTGTGGAAAATTCATAGTCAAAGGGATAGCTTTCCGTGTCAGAGGGTTTGATAGCGGGAATAGTTACAGAAGAGGTAGATAAATTTAAGGTTAGTGGTGTGATGGTTGTGATGGTGGTTGATTCAGTAAAAGTTGGTATGACTATGGGAATTGTGACATAATTTGATGGTATAGGTGTGATGATTGTTTCAGAAACACTAGAAGATCTAGGATCAGGTTTGATTATGGTTCTAAAAGAAATGAATGGTGGTGGAGAAGTTTGAGGAGGAATAGATGAAGTAGAAATAACAAAACTAGCATAATAAAATGGAGTCTCGGCCATAGGAGGCTTACCATAATTTCCAGAAGGAGTCACCTGAGAAGACCCAACAGTCTCATAACGGAAAAACTCTACTTCTAGTCTCATTGTGTCTCTCAAAATGTTGAGTCCAAAAGTCTTAGAAACTTTTGTGGGGGTTCTGATAGGTCTAAAAGGTCATTCACCAAAAGATACAGGCTTCCTTTTCCTTTTTAGAGAGTACACATCAATGGGGTGATCCAGAAGTTCAACATAAGATATCAGGACAACCCTTTGCCAAATACTCCTCATTGTAATTCTCAAGAACCTCTTTAGATTCTTCCTTTGAGAAGAGAGGATAATCATCCATTGGCATTCTTCTAGAACCAACAGATTCCTTGTCTAGAAGTTCTGAAGGGTCAACAACATTTGTAATCGAGGACATATTCTTCAGAGTATGTCCATTTAAACTCTTCCCGATTATAAAACCAACTTCCTTGGTCATTCTTTCATCCATAGGCTTATGCACCATTTTCCTTTAAAACAAGATGTCAGAAATCAACCTACCCAAAGGTATCCAATTTGTCATCCTAGCAGATCCATTCCTTGTTTCCTTAAGCATTTCCCTAAGATATTTGAAAAGAATTAAGGGCAAATTTATCTTGCCACCACTTAACAAATAGTATAGCATCTACTTCTGAACAGTTTTAATGTAATTATGAGAGTTTGATGAAGGTCTATGATGTATGTACCCAAGAATAATCGTGAACTAGATCCTAAGATTTTCATGAAGATTCTTAGGATTGGAAGATGACTTTCCATTCATGAAGATAACTTCTGAAATTTCTTCCATCTTACTCTTTTTGGCAATCATACTAAAATATCGCTTTCCAAAACCATCATGACCCAGAAGTGTAGCAATAGATTTCTCATAAATTGAGATCTTGTGACCCAATACGTATGACGTCACTTGAAGATTCGTAGCTTCAGCAAAAATAAAAAATTGCTTAACTAACTCGTTGTAAATTGGTCCTTTTAGTCGTTCAAAGTAACCTTCCCATCCTTGAAATCTCAAAGTTCCAAATAGATCATACCCATTAGCTTTGAGGTTACTAAAGTCCACCAAAAATTCACACAAAACTTTTAATTTTTCAACTGGAGTAGATAAAGTAAGGTCTTGAAGTCCTTCAAGTACTTGCTCTTTTTGCTGAGGTTATTGTTGTTCTTGAGTTTGCTGAAAGTTTTTTTTTAGCTCAAAGAGAGAAAATGTAGGTTGTGATAGTAACGAAAGTGTGTGAAGTGGTATTAAATAGAAGTTTTTTCAATTATGAAAAAGTTTAGAGAAAAATAAAAATTCTGACAAGGGGGTAAAGTGTGAGGATTTGACCTAATCCCAAGATTTATTCACCTAACATGTCACATCATCTGATCAGAAACAATTCAATTTTCTAAGACAGCTATCATAAAATTGTTCCACTAATCGATACTTATTGACAACTATTTAATGTGAAATTGTTCAGTATCCATAAATCAGATTTGTTTAGCTAAACAAGTTCTGACTGGATACATCTAAACTTATGAAACCTTCTCACTTTAGAAGACTCACACGTTCAGAACAACCAACAAATCTCTGAGTCTTATTTTTCAATTCAGAGAGATTAACATTCTGAGTAAGACGTATTTTTCATATTGGACAGAAGtccattttcaaaattttcaaaatgaaaatgaATATTACTTCATTAAGGGTttttgtaaagatatcaacccattgatggtctgtatcaatgaATTTTAGTGATGTTTTATCTTAATATGTTTTGCTCTagaatgcaaaatgggattcttagataaaaaaaatagcaaaagtattatcacagagtataggaatgttactctcatatattTGGAAATATTCTAGCTAACTTTTCAACCAGAGCATCTGAGTGATGCATCCAGAGGTTGCAATGTATTCATCTTCAATAGTTGAAAGTGCTattgttgattgccttttgctggaCCATAATGTAATACCCTAATTTTAACCCCTTAGATCCCTTATAATTTGTATCATTTGCATAGCATCAAGGTCATCAAATGCTTTTGTGTATATCCTTATACTTTTCTAACCctacaaaaatacaaaaatatgtcttgcTTTGCTTTGTTTGCAAGTTAGGGTTTTGGAATCAAGAAGTTCAAGGGATGGTTCAATCAAGGCTTAGTGTGATCATAAATATCTCAAGGTGATCAAAAGTCTCCCTCCATCAACAATCAAAGTTTGTACTCACGTTAATTCAAGTTCATCAAGCCACAATTCATCTGGCACTCCAAATTTGGGTTTTAGACAAAGTCAGCTTAATGTTGACTCTTTGACTAAAGCATGATCCTATGGCTTGGGGAATGACCCAAGGTCCTCAAATATGTCCTCATAACCCACTCATATAATTCAAATGGCTCAAAGTTAGGTTCATTGATGGATGAAAGTTTTAAACACAATTGATGAAAAATCAAGATGAATTTCAAACATAAACCTTGACTTACTTTTAGTCAATAAATTTCTTCAATTACACTTTCAAATGATTTAGTACACATGAAGCATCTCAAACTCAAACTTTGAATTACCTTTAGTCAAGTAACACTTTCCAAAAACATTTGTTTACCCCTTTCATTGCCCCATTCAAAAATGAAAATTTTTAAACCAAAACGTAGATAAATTCAAAAGGTTCATGTAGAGTACTACAGATActtagggtgctaataccttcccttcgcataatcaACCCCCATACCTTTGATATCTACTTGTTTTGCTTCTAGTTTTACTATTTTCTATGCATGTTTATTTTTGGTttattttgaatcttttccccttcccttggaaAAATAAAAGTTCGATGGTAATATAAATGTTTTGTGAGTCAAGTTAATCCAATAGCTTGGTCTCCGATTCTCACCGCAACAGATATGACGACTTCACTAGGGACTACTCCCCAATAGGTTTATACCTAAAAAATAATGTTGAGCATAAATCACCAAGATCCCAATCTGATTCTCACTGCATACAAATTCCATTTTTTAATTTATCCTAAAAAATAAGCATAAATCATGTTTGCAGATTAACCAATGTCACACCCGTTGAAAGCAATGACCCTATACCCTCTCCCAACTTTGATTTCCCCGTATTTAAGGCCGAAAAGGAAAGTGATGAAGAGATTCCATATGAGATCTCCCGACTACTTGAGCAAGAAGAAAAGGCCATTCAGCCTCACAAAGAGCCAATAGAAGTGATTGACTTGGGTTCCGAAGAAGATAGAaaggaggtcaagattggggcaTCTCTTGTCTCGGATGTCAAGGAGAGAATGATAGATCTTTTTAGAGAATATATAATTGTTTTTAGTTAGTCTTATCAGGACACGCCAAGTTTTAATACTGATAATGTGGAGCATCATTTGCCGTTGAAATCAGAATGTCCACCAGTCAAATAGAAATTAAGAAGAAAACGCCCAGACATGGCTctcaagatcaaagaagaggtttAAAAGAAGATTAATGTCGGTTTTCTTGTTACATCTGAGTAGCCTCAGTGGTTGGCCAACATAGTGCCTGTTCCAAAGAAAGGTGGTAAAGTTtgaatgtgtgtcgactatagatATTTGAACAAGGCCAGTCCAGAGGATGATTTCCCTTTCCCTCATATTGATATGTTAGTCGATAACACTGCCAAATTCAAGGTCTTTTCTTTCATGGATACATTCTCTGGCTACAATCAGATCAGAATGGCGCCCAAAGATAGGGAGAAAACATCATTTATTACACCTTGAggaacattctgctatagagtgatgcctttcggtttgaagaatgcgGGTACAACCTATCAACGAGCCATGACAATgctttttcatgacatgatgcacaaggaaattgaggtctatgtggacgacatgattgctaagtccaagACTGAAGAAGACCATGTTGAGTATTTATTAAAGTTGTTTCAATgtctgaggaagtacaaactccgtctaAATCCCAACAAATGTACTTTCGGTGTTTGTTCAAGAAAGCTCATAGGCTTCATCGTCAGTCAACAAGGTATTGAGGTGGGCATTGATAAAGTCAGAGCCATTCAAGAAATGCACGTACCTAAAATAAAGATACAAGTAAGAGGATTCCTCAGACGTTTGAATTACATATCCCTATTTATATTTCACATGACTGCTACTTTTGGGCCAATTTTCAAGCTTCTTCACAAAGATGAAGGTTATGTATGGACTGAAGACTGCCAGAAAGTTTGTGATAGTATCAAGGAGTACCTGCTGGAGCCTCCTATTCTGATTCctccagtggaaggaagacctttgattacGTATTTGACCATATTAGAAGATTCCATGGATTGTGTGCTCGAtcaacaagatgaaactggaagAAAGGAGCATGCCATTTATTATTTGAGTAAGAAATTCATAGATTGTGAGTGTCAATActctatgcttgaaaagacatattgtgctttagcttgggcttCCCGTCGTCTCTGACAATATATGCTCAATTATACTACTTGattgatctccaaaatggatataatcaagtacatctttgaaaagtctgctttaactggaagaATTGCTCGTCGGCAGATGTTGCTGTCAGAATACGATATTGAGTACCATACCCAGAAGGCAATAAAAGGAAGTATCATTGCCGACCATTTAGCTCACCAGCCAATTGAAGACTATCAATCCATTCAGTTTGACTTCCCCAATAAGGATGTAATGTACTTAAAAGAGAAAGATTATGATGAATTGTTGCCAAGTGAAGGGCCAGATCCAGAATCCCGTTGGGGCTTGATATTTAAAGGAGTTGTTAATGCttatggaaatggaattggggcagtcATTGTCACTCCTCAAGGTTCTCATACTCCATTTACCGCAAGATTGACATTCACTTATACGAACAACGAGGCAGAGTATAAAGTGTGCATTATGGGTCTTGAAGAGGCTATCGACTTGAGAATCAAAATTTTGGATGTATacggagattcagctttggtgattaatcaaatcaaaggagaatgggaaaccTGCCATCCTGGTTTGATTCCTTATAAATATTATGTGAGGAGGCTATCAACTTTCTTCAACCAAAATGaatttcatcatatacctcgtgagGAGAATCAGATAGTAGATGCTCTAGCAACTTTATTCTCCATGATTGTTGTGAATTGGTGGAATGATTGCCCACAATAAATGTTATGCGCCTTGACAGACTTGCTAATGTGTTCGCTGCAGAAGGGGTCATTGATGACAAACCATGGTATCATGATATTAAATGCTTTAGTCAAAGACAAGAGTACCCACCCGGGgcatcaaacaaagataagaagactcttAGAAGGTTGGCTGGTACCTTCTTTCTGAATGAAcacgtgttgtacaagagaaactttgacatggtcttgctcagattcgtggatagatacgaagcagacATGCTGATGAaggaaattcatgaaggatcctttggtacccatgccaatggacatgcaatggctaaaagGTTGTTGAGAGAAAGTTAttattggctaacaatggaatctgactgctgcaaatatgtgaagaagtgccataaatgtcaggTTTATGCTTATGAGATTCATGTGCCTCCAACTCTTCTCAATGTTATATCCTCTCCTTGGCCTTTatctatgtggggaattgatatgattggtatgataaaatctaaagcttcaaacggacatcgtttcattctagtggccattgattactttaccaagtggaTCGAAGCTGCATCATACGCcaatgtgaccaagcaagtggGGTATcaatttatcaagaatcaactaATCTGCTGTTATAATGTTCCAAGTAAGCTgattactgataatggatcaaacttcaaCAACAAGATTATGAAATAAATGTGTGCATaattcaagattgaacaccataactcatttccttacagacccaagatgaatggggtcgttgaagctgcaaataagaatataaagaagatcatccagaaaatggttgtgacatacaaagactggcacgaGATGCTCACTTTTTCTctacatgggtatcgtacatccatccacacttcaactGGGGAAACCCTTTCTCTCTTTTATATGGCATGGAAACaatgctccccgtggaggttgagtctcgtcaatgagagtcttgatggaagcaGAGTTGTCTAAGGATGAATGGTGTCAGATTAGATTCGATaagttgaatttaattgaagaaaagaggatgaCGACTTTAtgccatggtcaattgtatcaacaaaggatgaagaaagcttttgataagaaggttcgacctcgtgtattcaaagaaggtgacctcgtactCAAGAATATCTTGTCTTTCATTACTaattctaggggcaagtggactcctaattatgaaggatcatatgttgttaagagagtcttcTTTGGCGGTGCTTTAATCCTtacgaccatggatggtgaggagctcattcgtcctgtgaatgtcgatgcagtcaagaaatactttgcctaaaaaaataaaaaagcaGCTCGTTAAGTTGAAtacccgaaagggaggcttaggaaaaaatgagtgtctcggtggattaaaaacccgaaaggacggtccaggcaaaaattagagacataaacaaAAAATAATTATCCCGGTAGAtaaaagttagggattatggcaagtaactacatcaGGCCAGACTTGATCAACTTAAAGCGACCTCACCCATCGAAGTCTTCTCAATCAAATTACTCTCTCCAGAAGCTCGAACAAAATAGATTTCAAAGTTAATAGGGAGAATAACGTCCATTGTATTTTAATGTAGCCTTTTCTTGTATTTACCATTTTTAGCTTTGTAAAGGATCTACGGAGTcccgccatttgcggactaccattcctTCAATAAAATTCGAGACTTTTTTCATTTGTTTGCAACTCTTGCTTTACTTCCTTATTGCAAAATGACTTTTTTACTTTTGATGAGAAAATTCTTGAAACAAAAAGTTTAAAATACTTTGTTCTTGCTTTTAAgaagtgtgtgtgtgtgtgtttctTTTAATTTATTAACACAATAAGGAATGTCAATAGTAATCCCATAAAAGGTTGCATCCTGATGTGCGGAGCTCAGTGCTTTCTTAAAGTAATGTCTTTATTATCCCCAATGGAATTGCAGCAGTGGATGATTCTTGCTTATTTAGGAGACCTTCCCTCCATTTGGAACCGTTATGTTAGTATCCCTAGAGAAGATTGGGCTTAAAGGCAAACATTACTCCATTGACGACTCCTTGTTTTATCTCCAATGAGGTTTCCATCCTGTTGAGATTAGCAGATTATTCATTTGTACTGAGATGTTTATTTCATCTTCAGTTCATCTACTATTGCCTATTTTGTTAGCATAAACATAACACACATTCACGCATGCATATACGTCATGCGTAATTAAATTCATAATTCATATTCATATTGCATCCCTTGTGTTGCTTTACTTAACTTGGCTGCATTTATCCCCCAAGTGATATATATTTCCTCTCTTTAGTAGAGTCATCGACCTTAAGTAGAAAGCGTACACCCTTTCTACATCCTCACTTAGTTTATTCCTCGTGGAAGACTTTGCTTTAACTCTCCTTTCCATACTTGGATAGGATAAATCCCCTATTTGAGATCATTCCTATATGAGAAGAGTCTTGTTTAACTATCCCTCTCTAGTTTATTCCTGGATTGAACCTGATCCTTGACAAGTCTGATATTGAATCCCTCTAGGCTGTAAAAACCTAGATTGATGGTACATTTGTTTTGTACCTCCAAATACTTCAATCCCCTGCGAAAAACTTATTTATCATTCCGCAGCAGTGTCCTTGTAACACTCCCTTTGAAATTCCTACCTAATAACAAGTGACaatctctttatttgagaagcttgtTTTGTTCCCGGATTCTGTTTTGAATGAGAAATGGCAGTCTCTTTTCCGAGAAGTTTGTCTCTTCCTAGTGAAGTTAGCACACATATCAACTTCCTTATTCTTCCATCAAATGGTTATCTCTCCGAAAAATTCCCGTCAAAGAAGTTTGTTAGAATTCATTTGCCCTTTTCAAGAGAAGTcttgattaaagaagaaactgAGACCCATTTGTGGCATACAACCCGAATCGTTTGTTGAATTTTATTTGTCCTTTTCAAGAGGAAGTAttgattaaagaagaaactgAGACCCGTTCGCGGCATACAAACTGAATAGTTTGTTGAAGTTTATTTACCCTtttcaagtgtaagacttgattaaagaagaaattGAAACCCATTCGTGGCATAAAACCCGAATCGTATGGAAATTTATTCGACAACAAGTGGCagtctctttatttgagaagcttgtTTCATTTTGGACGATAAATGGAAGTCTTTTCTGAGAACTTTGTATATCCCCAATGAGGTCCTTTCACCAAATAATTATCTCTCCGGAAGATTCCCGTCAAAGAAGTTTGTTGGATCTCTTTTACACTTTTCAAGTGGAATACTTGATTAAAGAAGAGACGGAGACTCGTTCGCGACATAAAACCCGAATAGTTTGTTGGAGTTTTTTTTTACCCTTTTCAAGTGGAACACTTGATTAAAGAAAAAATGGAAACCCATTTGTGGCATACAACCCGAATCATGGTTGAAGTTTATTATCCGACGAGAAGTGGCAGTCTCTTATTTAAAAAGCTTATTTCGTTCTAAATGACAAATGACAATCTCTTCTCCGAGAAGTTTATCCATTCCCAAGTTGAAGTTTATCAACATATCGGTTAATCTTCTGTCAAATGGCTATCTCTCTAGAAAATCCCGTCAGAGAAGTTTGTCAAAAATTATCACTTTTTATTTAAGATAATTTGTTACGAGATTTTTTTATCTTCCCTAGAGCAAAGTTAACTACGACTAATGGCAATTTTCCCAGTAAGTTCGTTATCAAAAACCATCCTCTCATCAAATGGCTATCTCTCCAGAAAATTCCCGCTAGAGAAGTTTGACGATATTCCTTTTAGATGATGCTATTTTCTATTTACCTAAGAAATTTGTTTTGAAGATCCctgtgtaagaccctaattttgaccttaagatccctcatggcatcatatcattgctcactgcatttgcctcaaggatcatagcatcttggctccttaacccttgggttgggacttgtgtgagttggtttgagaccaccaagcattcttgaattgtatattattgcttttcttattttatttactaaccaaaagcataaaaatatgtcactaatctcttttgttttgaagctcaagcagtcatgtggTCCAAGGCTCCTAGGATGACTCCTATacccattgaagtggccagatgagaagtgaaagcaagcatgacaatggttcacaaagctctcaatcatcatatatgcctcccaagtatctcaatttgtcaatttgatcaagataacccagagggcttgaggattgtttcccaaggaaaccctaattcaactgtgcattgactgtgccttgctcatgaagaaacctcaacctatgatcaaatacaatcaagggaagttatttcattaatcattttattaatatatgagcctatgtgagtgtcgtcaatcattcattcatcaagatttgaagtttggctttgagaagttgatcaatcaaatcatctaactattttgaaatccactgagacctaacttttgatgtgtttgtcaaattaagataaccccaagagaaacaatgttcttaagaaccatatgaacaactttcatgttcataaaaaatctatttgaaacttgtaaggtcatcattcatttcaaaacattataggtcattttgactaaaaccctaattttgggtcaacttcccaaggacctaactccttcattttttatgattttgaggtgagacaaattGCATTGGAAgttttaagatgtctacttcaaattttatgttggacaaaatttaataatcctaaaagaaacacatgtgataatacaaaacattataggtcactttggaccaaagtcattgaaatgtgaaaaagtccaacttcaagtgcccataaccttctcataaaaaatccaaatgattcaaaatttaagtccaaattattgtcttgaaaagatctacaactttgatgttggagtttttgtcatttgaggcttgcatcattgaaacagaagggcttgaagtttgtCCATTTTAGCAAATTtctcaaatacatgttttgtacattggacttcatggccagttttcaatattttcctaacaccaaatggatttttgttcaacataatatttgttccttatgtcaagacctttccaaccattacccacatgcttatgtttcaattttgcaaatggaattttcgaagaggtgaagttttaggttcaattatgcataacatgtgaaatcttcttgcacactacattgccttgccatttgcacgtccaaacttCATTCATTAGTGTTCAACACTCAAATGtaattggttttgggcctcacatgcgcctgtacaggcccatgcatggaggacccaagtccatgcacacacgagttcttcattgcattgcatcagccttggctataaataggatgctttgctcacttcaaatctcaacctaaaggcgcctgaagctctgcacaactgaatccacaaccctccattaaaggaattctgaattttttctccatttttcaagcttgaatttcaacttccttaGTTGACCTTCAGCTtcaaattccttagccttgcttccttgttacttcaagatcaagttGCACTGAAGAtttggattggatcaagctcatacaaactgcacttcaaaggttttccctccaactgttttccttcgaatctctTTGGATAGTGAGCATTTTTTGTATTGGTTGACATCTttgaagtcctcatgtgagaggaAATTGATTTGTGATCTTAATTTTATGAATTGaacaagttcagattgaacacctcatttttcgATCTCAGATTTCTTTCTCTGTAGGGATCTTGAGTGGAAATTAAggttacaagggtgatgtacatcactccagCTTTCAaatgatgtatagatcgcgtgttcttgttgaggtttgaaaacctgcaacaGGTGGCCAGAGTTGGCCttctcgccggagaagacggtggtgtacaccaccgtccccacgcgtcaTAGCCTCAGCCATTGGATGAGTGTTTCATGTTTTAATCTTGGCTGTTGATCTATTTGACTTTATTTAAATCCATGTTCCACGTTGTTGACTAAGGATCACCATGAGCGTACGCTTCTCATCCACCAGAtcaaccacgtcaattaatgaagtggatctgacgcctcaggatttttactatttttaatttctgttttaattttcttttattccattttatattaaaaatccataacttctttatttggaatcacaaaaatatgggaccaattgcaaaaaacTTCTCTTAAATTatagtttctaaaaatgattcttaattatttttgtgattccatttaatattttttgtgaattatttattttctggttatttttaattcatttaaaatactttttgatattcaaaaatgccaaaaatatatacttaacatctttggatgatgatgaatctatgaaaaatattctcatcaatttcttaattgatttgagatttatttgagattttaatccaattatgttatttttcttcatttttaattgtttaaaatttgtttctgttttcaaaaaatgatgaaattttttgtcaaaccttgtttgaccatgttagacttataATGATCCAATTGGgcttttccaagttgatttgaattggatttgaagtttgacctttatttgttcattttatttcaagtattattttaattccaaaaaataccaaaaatatttttgttatatcttgacttctaatcttcatctcacttctgtttaccattgattgatgttgattccattcacaATTGATCAATGTGTATTGGTGATGTTGTTTgacttttaattttgtacattccatttccatcttctccttcttcttttttccttttgaccaatgagttaatgattggtggttagccttgacatatgagaggcttaaccttctttgatccaaatcaaattcatcttgatcaaagatcaagtgaattgctttgcattaaagataggttgcttcttggtcaagcaaaaaacctaaatccatacaaggtcattcttcttttcttttggcatggcaagttgtaggagcttggcttactagtcatggtctctaacttgtgtttgtttgcctatagttttattgaccggcctcagataggtgtggctactacattagtccacttacgattgcttaacatagcgctaaatttccttatggcacactaacactaactactaattactaacttttaattcaagcatttaattcttgcaatttactttaatgcaatttaatttctttctcattaattcatttgtctttgccctttgctcacttgagctcatgtttatgtttatgccattttccttttgctcacttgaacacattattgt includes these proteins:
- the LOC127122300 gene encoding uncharacterized protein LOC127122300, with translation MLLSEYDIEYHTQKAIKGSIIADHLAHQPIEDYQSIQFDFPNKDVMYLKEKDYDELLPSEGPDPESRWGLIFKGVVNAYGNGIGAVIVTPQGSHTPFTARLTFTYTNNEAEYKVCIMGLEEAIDLRIKILDVYGDSALVINQIKGEWETCHPGLIPYKYYVRRLSTFFNQNEFHHIPREENQIVDALATLFSMIVVNWWNDCPQ